The nucleotide sequence CTGGGCTAAACTAGGCTATTGGGTTTGCATCTGGTCTCAGACTCTCAGTGCATTGGATCACTCTACCACATATATTGGGGTTTTTGTTGCAGGTTATGTGGTTGATCCCTATCCACATCAACAAAATTGGAATCAGGATTGATCTTCCGTACCACGACACTTTTCCAATTAAGATTGAACATTTGAATGGAATTAATGCAGGAGAAGTGTATCATTGCTTCCTTTAAGTGTTTTTCAAGGAGATATTACTTGATTGGGTTACTTCTCCTTATAGATTGTTGTTGGACAAATGAAATATCAGTAGATGACTGCCAGTTTAATCTCTTAATAAACTTTCTTGAAGTTAGCATGATCTACTTTGACTATGTGGTTGGAGAAAAGAAATTATACATTTATTTTCATATATCAGTGAGCCAGTTAACTAATGCTTTCAATTGATTAGAATTGGTTAATTAGTTTCTGTAGTATTATTGTCTAATTTTCCTCTTATTAACAAAAACCACATAGTTCCAGATTTTCAAAACTGCTATCATGTTTCACttctctattattattatttttgttaattgctTGAGTGAACAAGTGTTATCTATAGCTTacagaaaaaaagataaaatttatgtATATGCATTAAGCAGaaagatacaaaaacttgagtGGTACTATGTTAGCATGTTGCTATACTGTTTCTTACTAAAACAAGTGTCATATATGGCCATCAAACAGAAAATTATTCAAGGGGCTTCTTCAGATATTTGGTTACATATTAATATGatggaaaattatttttattttattaatatgatggaaaagtatttttattttctcaaaGAGTTATCATGCTCGCTGAATTAAATATGTTTCCTATCGTCTTGAGTTATTAAACCATTTGTTGTTACCATGATTATAAATATATGATGAGTATTTTGGGCTTCCTTTATTGCTTGCTTAAATCATTATACCCTGTGCAGGATGAAGATATAAGAGATGCCATTGAAGATGCTGGATTTGAGGCAGAGGTCCTACCAGAATCTAATAATAGTCAGACGAGGTCCCAAAAGACCTTGTCTGGGCAGTTCAGGATAGGAGGCATGACTTGTTCAGCCTGTGTAAACTCTATTGAGGGTATCTTGAGTAAACTCCCAGGTGTGAAAAGAGCTGTAGTTGCTTTGGCAACTTCACTAGGGGAAGTTGAGTATGATCCAGCAGTCATTAGAAAAGAAGAGATTGTTAATGCAATTGAGGATGCAGGCTTTGATGCTGCTTTCTTGCAAAGCAGCGAGCAAGATAAAGCATTGTTAAGTGTAGCTGGATTGTCAAGTGAGATAGATGTACATGTTATACAAGGAATATTAAGAGACCTGAAAGGTGTGAGGCAGTTTGCGATGAGTAGTAGTCTGTCCGAAGTGGAAGTCATCTTTGATCCTGAAGCCATTGGTTTGAGATCCATAGTTGACTCCATTGAGCAGGGAAGCAATGGTAAGCTGAAGGCATCTGTCCAGAGCCCTTATACACTAGCTGCCTCAAACCATGTAGAAGAAGCTTCAAAGATGCTTAGGCTTTTCCTCTCCAGTCTGATTCTCAGTGTGAGTTTGATCCTTAGTGCTGTAAAAATAATTTCAGTATATTTGTCTTTCATAGGGTTCTAAAATATATTAGTCTTTTTCCATACTACTTAAATGTTTTAACCAAACTCATGATGCATTATTTTCTAGTAAATTACTAATTGTTGATGCTGATATTTTTGGTACAGATTCCTGTCTTCTTCATACGGATGGTTTGTCCTCATATTGTTTTTCTCAGTTCTTTCTTAGTCATGCACTGTGGACCCTTTCTGATGTCAGATGTATTGAAGTGGATACTAGTGAGTCTTGTTCAGTTTGTTGTCGGTAAAAGATTCTATGTGGCAGCTTATAAAGCACTGAAACATTGGTCCACAAATATGGATGTTCTGGTTGTACTTGGGACTTCTGCTTCTTATTTCTATTCAGTTAGTGCACTGTTTTATGGTGCATTCACTGGATTTCACGCTCCAGTATATTTTGAGACAAGTGCTATGATTATCACATTTGTTTTGCTCGGGAAGTATTTGGAAGTTGTTGCAAAGGGTAAAACATCAGATGCTATCAAGAAGCTGGTAGAGCTTGCCCCTGCAACAGCTTTGTTACTAGTGAAAGATGAAGGTATGACATCTCAGAATAACTTTGGTACTCAATGaaatataattcttgtagttgtttCTGTCATGCCCTCTATCTGCATTTATTTTTGTCTACCATGATTCTTTCTTAACCATCCAGGAAACTATGTTTATGCAATGGCATATATTTTGATGTCTATAGTTCAATGTGTTTGGTCTTTGACGtactcttttgattatttaagtttTCTTTAACAAATAACTGAATATATGTATTGTGTCTTTGGGATTACAGAAGGAAGATATGTAGGGGAGAGAGAGATTGATGCATCTCTAATTCAACCAGGTGATATCTTAAAAGTTCTTCCTGGCTCGAAGATTCCATCTGATGGCATAGTAGTTTGGGGTACAAGCCATGCCAACGAAAGTATGGTCACCGGTGAATCTTTACCAGTATCAAAGGAAGTGTCCTCTGCTGTTATTGGAGGTACAATGAACTTGCATGGTGCCCTTCATATTCGAGCCACAAGAGTGGGATCTAGCACAGTCCTGAGTCAAATCATATCTTTGGTGGAGACTGCCCAGATGTCCAAAGCTCCAATTCAGAAATTTGCAGACTACGTAAGTAACTTTAGTGATCTTTGGTTCATGATTTGTTAAGGTTTTTGGCTGCATTTATTCTGCTTTATTATCTTGTTTTTGTCTTTAGCGGCACCTTCAAGCAGCTTATTGGTATTGGTAATAGTTTTGCtggatatacttttttttttctttttttgttgttccTTATCTCTTTCTTTTTGTGTTTTCAAAGAGTACTTATTATTTCTGTGTTGgaatttttttgagaaatacTGGAACCAACAACTGTTTCCATCTGCATTACATTGTGTCAACATTTGTGAAATGGAAAAAAATTGTCTGGAAGCAGCTATCtgttgatttgatattgtaatgatgtttgatatagatgAACTGTCTGTTCCTGGGTAAGCTGGTCGCTGTCCTGCATAAGTTTTATTAATTAACATCTTGTTTGTGGCAATAACATTATAAAGAGACTCAAGCAAAAAACTCAATAATTATAGACTTCATTTCGTAACTGTACACTGGAGTCATAACCGGAACTGAAAAGCTTTTCCATTAGGATTGGTTTGCTGTGTAGTCGTTAAGAAGCTTGACCATTGGTTGTGACTGTCTTTCTATCTCGATTAAGTCAACCATTTATGGCTGCTTgaacaaaatattattttaggaGAGATTCTTCGTAGGACAATTGACACAGAACATCCATCTAAACAAAGAAAAGATCACCAGGACTGATGTAAACGCTAAAGAAACTCATCACATTACTGGATCTGTCAAAATAATCATGAATCTTACAATCAAAGGTTGAACTCTAGAAGTTTGCATCTAAAAATGGTTCTACTAGTAGTCCTTATCTTATTGAAATGGAGTTTTTCAGTAAAATGTAGACAGAGGAGGCTTAGCTGGacttttggagttctctttggctaAGTTTCATGAATTAGATGCCTATTTTTCGTTAACATAAAACTTAaagcaaatgaacttgttacacaCGTAATCATAAGCCATCTTGATTGAGAGTAATCTTAACGCATAGTCATCATCCATTCTCTAAACAGCTTAGTGAACAAGCATGGAGCTCTTCGGAACACTgactttatattatatttttcttccGAATGTTATTTATGCTGTCTCGAGTGCAATGGACATATCGTTTAGCAATCTTCACTTTTTTGTGTGACCAAGTTGTGTGAGGATTCTATTTTATGTTCCGTTATTCTTGTCTTTTATatgctttcttctgactgaattatCTTGATCTACGATAGACACTAAATAGTTTTTGATTCACTACAAGCTATTTATGCAAATTGCAGGTTGCCGGTATATTTGTTCCCATTGTTATCACATTGTCCTTGTTGACATTCCTTGGATGGTAAGGTCACACTCATGCTCAAAGTATGCTTTATAAACAGCTAAATTTGGTGGTCAATCTTCTATATGTCCTATATAGGTTTTTCTGTGGTATGCTGGGAGCATATCCTGATTCATGGGTCAAGGAAAGTAGCAATTGTTTTGTCTTCGCGCTCATGTTCTCAATATCAGTTGTGGTGATTGCCTGCCCCTGCGCTCTTGGTCTGGCAACTCCAACAGCTGTCATGGTAGCTACTGGAATGGGTGCTTCTCATGGAGTCCTAATTAAAGGAGGAGATGCATTGGAGAAAGCACAGACTGTTCAATATGTGGTCTTCGACAAAACAGGCACCCTTACTCAAGGCAAAGCTGCTGTTTCAACAGCAAAAGTTTTTGCAGAAATGGGTCTTGGGGATTTTCTGACTTTAGTTGCATCTGCCGAGGTGAGATGAAGAATCTGCGTACATATGAGATTAGCATGTTTCATTATGTCACCTAATAGTCATAACAACAATAACTTTTCCTCCTTTTGATGTGGTTCAGGCTAGCAGTGAGCACCCTCTTGCTAGGGCAGTTGTAGATTATGCACACCATTATCATTTCTTTGATGAGCTTCCTACGGTCAAAGGTGCTACAAAACAAATCAGAGAGGACATCTTATCAGAATGGCTTCTAGAAGCCATCAACTTTTCCGCTTTGCCTGGGAGAGGTGTGCAGTGCCTGATCAATGGGAAAAGGGTTCTGGTGAGTTAGTCGATAGGTTGTTGCTCTCTCCCCCAGTCCCTCTGTATGAAAATTGATGGCTTACACATTATTAACAGGTTGGCAACCGGGCTCTGTTGGCTGAAAATGGCGTTATTGTCACCAAGGAAGCTGAAGATTTCTTGATAGACTTGGAAGTAAATGCTAAAACAGGTGTACTTGTGGCTTATGATGGTACCTTCATTGGACTTCTGGGGATCGCTGATCCCATGAAAAGAGAAGCAGCAGTCGTTATAGAAGGCCTAAAAAAGATGGGTATTCAACCAGTTATGGTAACCGGGGATAATTGGAGGACTGCCCAAGCTGTTGCAAAGGAGGTTGGTTTTTGTAGTGTCTCGCACTTGATTGACTACAAAAATAGAAGGTTTTCATGCATATGATAGTGCATTATGACTACTTTGAGAAATTCCATTCTATCTCAATATTTGTTTACAAACCCGGAGAACATCCTAAATAGATTAGGTTAttcttcaaaataaactaaaaaggagaatttttTTTCCCCTATTGATTTTGTCTGCAATATGTATTTCGTCTCCAGTTTTTGTCATTGGCATCACCGTGTCATGACCAATTCAGTGAAATTGGCCAATCCCACATAAACTTCCAATTAGTGGAATTTATCAGTGGTCCTGTCTCCATCCTTTAGTGATAAAATTTTCATATTGAAACTTTATTTATCTTTGAAGAgtataaaatagtttttttttcaaaaatttacatCATGTCAAGGATAAACCATACTTTTGTGAGCCTCTGGTTCTATTTCACGTTCAAGTGTTCAATCTCATTGACATCGCATGAGTTATTCCATTTCCGTATGAGCTTAACTTAGGTATTTCCTTCCTCCTTTTGGATAGTGTTTGTTTGCATACATTTACATTTGTTATCGAAGTTTACCAGGTTAGGATTTACCAACTTTTGTAAAGTTAAACAACTTACACGAGGCAAAACTAATCGAACAGAAATGATTTACGTTTCTCACAGATTGGAATTGAGGATGTGAGAGCTGAGGTGATGCCAGCAGGAAAAGCTGAGGTCATTCGCTCACTCCAAAAGGATGGAAGCATGGTTGCCATGATTGGTGATGGCATAAACGACTCCCCTGCTCTGGCGGCTGCTGATGTCGGGATGGCAGTCGGTGCCGGAACAGATATCGCCATTGAAGCCGCAGACTATGTCCTAGTGAGAAACAGCCTTGAGGATGTGATCACAGCTATTGACCTCTCAAGGAAGACCTTCGCACGAATCCGCTGGAACTACTTCTTTGCAATGGCGTACAATGTTGTAGCAATACCCATTGCAGCTGGTGTCCTTTTCCCCGTCACGGGGCTTAGGATGCCTCCATGGCTGGCTGGCGCTTGCATGGCTTTGTCATCGGTGAGTGTAGTCTGCTCCTCTTTGCTTCTGAGAAGGTACAGAAAACCTAGGCTTACCACAATATTGCAACTAACTGTTGAATGATTCCATAAATGCCCATTACAATTTATCACAAAAGAAAAAATAGCTCAAAGTTTTTCCAATGTATACTCAACTTCAATCTGAGGTTGTGCAATCTTGCAACCATTTACTATTCTTTTGTTTATGGGGGGTCAAAATGGTTAGAGaaagtgaaagaaaaaaaaaagactctctTATACATCATACAAATTTGTAAACCAAGATGTATTTGACTGTTCCTACTCAGGATATTCAAGTTAGATTCCTCGAGTAGAGGTGATTTGACCTCATATAGTTTCTCAATATTTAGCTGTGTTCTTCTTTCAGAATGTATCAAACTCACAGGACTTGGATCATGTTTAAACAGATTTACCCTGCATGAAGCAGAATATGATGAGATGATGCTCTCCCCAATCATAAACAACATTAATCTTGTGGAGATTTGATTGGtgaattttctttctttatttttacaAAGAATAAATATTGCAGATGGAATCAGATCTTCCTTGCAAAGGATATGCTGTGTTTAATCAATGCTGCCTCTCATCCTTACAagtcacataattttttttttatcagaatttttaaataatttatttttattatattaaatgatacaTAAGATATTTTCGTATTGATTCGAACATAAACCTATCAATTATAAGTATTGTgtcaaaaaagatatatattggaGTTAAGTCCATTAACTCTTCTCgtttccttgatatttataagaTTCCAAAGAACTCCATTGACATTATGGAAGAACTGATGTTATCGGGTTCACGGATCCGAACCAGAGTAAAACCGGCCCAACATGGCGATGCAAAGCATTTGAATCCGGAGACGACGACCAAGATTCATAACAAACCACCCCTCACTGCGCCTATAATTTACCCGCACTGCCATCCAAACTCCAAACCGTGGTACCGACCCCCACTGCTTTTTTGGACCACCGGACCGATGAGATCTGTCCACGTGTATACATGGGGTCCACGTTGACACGCCGCCCCTGGTATTCGACTCCCCCCCTAATTCCTTTCGCCGGTCGCTCTCTTTAGGGTTTCCAGGTAGATcagctcttcttcttcgtcttcttcaagGTAAAAGAAGAAATGAGGGACCGGACGAGTTTTGTTCGATTTAGTGTTCCGTATCTTTGTATTCTCGATCTCCGTGCCTTAGCTTTTGTTGGCGTTGAATGGTGCTTCGCGAATTCGTAGGGTTTGAGTTGAACGTAGGGTTTACGGTTTTCGATTTCAGTTGATTCCTTGCTTGAACAAGGTCAAAGTATTTTTTTATGCAAGGAGTCATTGATTTCGGTTCACAGGGGACGGTTGAGCCTTCGGGGGTAACCTGCTGATTACGTCAACGACATCGGCGGGTGAGGAGCGATTCTCATTCTTGATTTCTTGATCTTCGAGGTGATTTCATCTTTGGATTGTTTAAATACCTTTCTCTTTATTTCCTAATGGTTGCTATTTTGTAATGTTTTTCCTTTTCCTGTTTCGTGCCCTGCTTTGGTATGAAGAACTTGTGTTGCCTGAGATTTTGATGGGTTGGTGATCGACGTTTCATGAGCCTGAAATTTGAGTTTCTTGCTTTTGGTAGTTAGCAGAATCCCTGTAATTAAGGAGCTGCTAAAACTCTCTGTTGGAGCAGTTGAGAGCAGGCAATTTATGCTAAAGAAAATTGTCTGCGAAGCATTTGTCCTGCTTAAGTAAAAAGAGGGTTGAACTTGGCTTAGAAGCATGTTCTTCACAGTTTAAAGGTGGAGATAGCTTGAAGTttcctatgccaaaccttttagcTTGTGAAAGAGTGTTGGATGTAACTATGTCACCACTGAGAATCTTTAGTCAGTTTGATGCTTTGATATTCGGAACAAAAATTCAACTTAAAGAGCACTTCTTTTCCCTAAATCTTTGGTAATCTTTTTACTGTTACATATCCCTTAGTCCTCAGTCTTTAGAGGGATTGGGGAGGAATTCACTACGTTATGGATGGTGAATAAAATTGCTTTCAATTATGTGATTCGCAATAATTACAATGTTCTATGGACGGTGATGTAACCAAGATTTTCTTTGACACACTCTAGTCACCATCTATGAATAGCATTTGAACTCTTCTCTTGCGCTTTCTGTTCTCATGCTTCTTTATGTTGGATGGTCTCTTTACCTCTGTTTCTCTTGGTATCGGAAAGCCCATTTACTACCCAGATTAATTAAACGAAATATAACTTTTGATTTCCATGTCAGGAGCTTTTGGTGAATTGAACTTGTTAGCAGAAACCCTGGAAGTTcaccttgatttgacttttgaagGTAAGATTACAGTATTGCTGGTGCAATTGGCAGTTAAGATGTTAGTACTTCAAAGTTTTCAAATTTCTGTAGGATGAAGTGCCTTTTGCTTGTAACCCTGTTGCTTCTTCACATGTTCCTTGTTTCTATCTCAGTTTAGCAACAGGATTCAAAAGCCGTTATGTCCATGAATAGTACTGAAGCTTCATTTttttatgtataaatatatattattaaaaagaagTTTACTGTCTAATATGTCCTGACATGCACACCATGCATAAGTTATCTATAGCACTTCTACTGTCTCTAAGTAACTCAGTGGCAACTCGATTGCTGGTTTCTTTACCTTTTCTTTGTCTGTGTCcatgctttttttatttttccgagTGGGTGGGTTGTAGAGAGTATCATGGTTTTTCATGAAACCAAGTGAAGGAATGTTGAGGCGGAGATCCTGTCTAACTACCAAGAGAGAGGTGGAAGTCCCTACATTGTGACATATAAAGTACAATCTAAAGATTACAACGTTAGGCCTATGATGCCTGGAAACCAAGTGATGTTGTTTAAAAGAAACCTGCCCTAAGATCATGAAGGTGCATCAAGGCCACTGTTCTGTCTATAGTACTGTAGCTCTTCAAGTGCTTTCAGTATTTGTTTTTGTTAATGGAGGTTTTGCCATTTTGGAATGCTACTGTTGTCTTAGATATTTGAACACCTGTTAGAGCTTTCTAAACTGCTTGATAAAATTCTTAAGCTCGGAAAAGCAGAGTTGAATTCGGCAGCAAAGCCAACATGAACCTTCTGATAGGACTTATATGTAGCTACGGATGTAGGTTGTGGCATCCCCTACATCAAGGGCTTTGTCTCTGCACAACTGGAATATAGAAGATAATTAGCAGGAGTGATGTAAGATTAAGAGTATATAGCCACTGAGCTTCCCGATGAGTAAGAACCCATGTTTTGGACTCCTGGGACTGACTGTTGCTGATTTTGTTTATTCCTATAGTCTGCATATCACTTAAATTTTTTAAGACTATATTACTTATGCATAACAGCAGTGTTGTATTATATTCCAGTTTCTAGTTTGTGCAGTTCATACATCTGAAGGAAATTACGATTCATTATTTCTCTTTGTTTTTTGGCTGTCTGCAAGACTTTATAGAACAAGTTGTGTTCATATTggaattttttttacataatatgCTCGTGCTGTAGCTACTGGCTACTTCCACCATCGCTGTCCTTGTGATTGATTTACAAATGACATGAGTGTAAACTATTGATTACTAATTAAAATTTGTCATCTTCGTATCTGTTTTGCCAGTTGTCTGGCACAGTTCTGTAGTGGAAACTTAAGAGCCTGTGGCCATGGAACAGTTGACGCAGCCGTCTTCACCTGTCATTGGAGTTGTTTCTGGTGCTGCCCAAATAGCATATGCTGCACCCATAATGCAACCAGCAGCACTGGTCACTGGAGCTCCAGCAGTATCAGGAGCTATACCTCCCGCAGCACAACTGACCATAGCATATCCTACTAACCCAGGCAATATTGCAAGCCAGCACCAGATTGCCTACCAGCAGGTCCCGCAGTTCCATCACGAGCTTCAGCAACAGCTTCAAGCCTTCCGGTCCGACCAGATGTTGGAGATAGAAGAAACTACTGATTTCAAGAACCATAGCCTACCGCTTGCCCGAATAAAAAAGATCATGAAGGCCGACGAGGATGTTCGTATGATCTCTGCTGAGGTCCCTGTGGTCTTTGCCAAGGCGTGTGAAATGTTTATATTGGAACTGACGCTCCGGTCTTGGATCCACACCGAAGAGAATAAGAGGAGAACGCTGCAGAAGAACGATATCGCCGCCGCCATTACCAACGctgatatgtttgactttttggttGATATAATCCCTAGGGATGAGTTTAAGGACGAGGGCTATGGTATCGCAGGGGCTGCATTCCCTGCTGTAGGCGGTCCTGCTAATTCAGTACCTTACTGCTTCGTCTCGGCACCGCAGGTGCCCGACCCTGCAATGACGATGGGGAAGCCTGTAGATCAGACTGCTGCTGCAACTTTATATGCTGTTCAGCAGCCACATTCAGTGGCTTACATGTGGCAGCTGCCAGAAGTGCAGCCGGGACAGCAGGTGCCGGAAAGTGAGTAAGCCAATGTGTGTTTTGGGGATCGTTGGAGTTGTTAGAAGAATGTCCAATGGAATATGATTGCTGTTAGTAGAACATGAAGGAAGTTTGCCTGTTGCTGAAGCAGCAATGGACTGTGTTGCGTGCCAAAGATGAAAGGAGCACGGCTTTGTGatgctttgcttttctttgctgtGATTTTGTGGTGCTTTTCTTTCTGTTTGCGGCCCGTACTTTTTGTGATCGGGAATCGACCGTCTTACCTGACCGGCCATAAAGCAAAAGATTCGATGGACTTCAATTGTTTTTACCTGGCCATAAATCCTTTCATATTTAGGTTACAAAGGAATCATCCCTGTAGGCTTTAGCTTCTTGCATGTGAAGAAATGCCTGACTAACTTCTATTGCATTTAGGTCCTCAAGGAGACATCTGAGTTGTTGAAGCGCAGCTAAGAGGTTTAAGGGTTAGATAGAGGTGCTGTTGTAAGTGCCCTGTGCCTTCATCTCCGTGCATTTATCTCAGTGCTCTCTCTCATCACCTCTCTTATAATATACTTTTCATACACATCATAATCATACAACAAAATGTAACACAAACCATTAAATACATTAACGTGAATGGAGACTAAAAAAGTCAATAGGGCAGAGAGaccgaggagggaggaggagatcaAACTCCGAAGCAAAATAATACTGGAACCCCTCCTCTAAAAGAGCCAGTGCTTTCTTTTTGGTGCCCGTGTTGGAAGATCTGCCAAGTAAACACCTTAGTCTCAGATTCGTGTAATATATCCACATGCAGTAAAAAGTAGAGAGGATCGAGACATTGAGATTTACCATCAGCTTCATACAAGGAATTGTAGTGTACTTCACTCCAAAAGCTCAGCCATAGTTCTGGAATGCAACGATCCATTAGGGCGAGCGACAAGTGCATACAACAAAAGGCATTCCTAACATGTGTTTtatgcaaaagaagaagaagaagaattcctAAAGTTTCCCTAAGAAATGTCAATGCCTTGACTGAATTGTTACTACAGATTCTTGAGAGCTCAGCTAAAGCCATCACCTCCTCCTTTCTGTGCAGTAGATATTTGGAGGCTGGCATATGAGGGATCCAGTAACAGTTTTATATAGCTTCTGTCAGTAGCAATAAGCTAGTAGTTATCATTAGTAGGTACAAGCATCTTCATAATTGGTGTCACAGCTTGCTAACTGGCCTGGCGATCCTGTCCTATGAAATTTCCATTGTAGGTGCTCGGTGATCATCCATCATTGCCATTAATATTCTCCATCTTGCACATATCACATTGTGAAGTGCATTAACTTAACTTCCTAGTTGGGGCTAAGTTCTGTTTATCCATCAATCGGTATCAATATTCACCACCTTGCCCTACTATCTTATGATGTGTATTGCCTTGATAATACTAATAATCCATTTCTTTGCAAGCAATCACTAAAAGAAACAATTTCTTGATTCAAAGGCAATGTAATCATGAAGCTTCTTTGTCTTTCTGTTCCTAGCATACCAAGTGAAAGACACCCATCATCTGTCTCAGCATTGCAAACGAAAACTTCACAATACCATGATGTTGTAGTTGTATTTATATGACATTAAAAACCGATGCAGAAACTTCATACATTtacaaaaaaattaatgataacaAATTTAAAAAGTAACCTATGTGGGGAAATTAAGAAGACGCAAAAATATATAGGTTACAGTGCTCTTTCAAAATTATTGATAAAATACAGACATCTGCATTCCAATCATTTACTTACAAAACCACATTAATTATTTTGCATAACATTCTTAGTGTGCAGATGAGGACTAAAAAATATAGATAAAGCCATGCACGTTCCAGTTTCATTgaaaaaaacataaattaaaataaaggTTCATTCAGAAGTATTTTATAAGTTGTTTAACAGCTTGAAGTCACAGCCCTTAGGATTAAAGAACCATGAGATTTTGCAACAAATATGAAATGTTATACTGGAAATCTGTATGAAACATTCTTTACCTCTTGTTGGAGATTGATCCTTAGGATTAATTTCAATAAAGCAAGTATCTCTGAAGGATGTTAGCAGACAAATTTTTGCACCAAACTGCCAAAAATAACAAGCTCTCAGAAAATAGCAACATGAAGTTCTCTGGAATttcatattatttaaaattatcactACATGTTTTATAGCTGCTCATATCGtcaaaatatgtaaattttaagATGATGACACGTAGTTCGAACCATATGTGTATTAGCTTGTTCTAAATCAGGAAACTGGGAATAGTTCAAGATTACCCGGTCTGCAGCTGCTTGCAAGGTTAAGTGATCTCCCCATTCTCCAGACCTGAACTCATATAACAATTTGCAAAAGCAAAGGTTATAGTTGGTAATGGTGACAAACATAGACAAATGAAGCATAGAGGAAAACAAGATTAATAAACCAAACCTTTTCATGTTttttaagtatgtcttgtatt is from Musa acuminata AAA Group cultivar baxijiao chromosome BXJ3-8, Cavendish_Baxijiao_AAA, whole genome shotgun sequence and encodes:
- the LOC135582234 gene encoding nuclear transcription factor Y subunit C-4-like; this encodes MEQLTQPSSPVIGVVSGAAQIAYAAPIMQPAALVTGAPAVSGAIPPAAQLTIAYPTNPGNIASQHQIAYQQVPQFHHELQQQLQAFRSDQMLEIEETTDFKNHSLPLARIKKIMKADEDVRMISAEVPVVFAKACEMFILELTLRSWIHTEENKRRTLQKNDIAAAITNADMFDFLVDIIPRDEFKDEGYGIAGAAFPAVGGPANSVPYCFVSAPQVPDPAMTMGKPVDQTAAATLYAVQQPHSVAYMWQLPEVQPGQQVPESE
- the LOC135646126 gene encoding cation-transporting ATPase HMA5-like → MARNPRDIQLTSASGRRAISAREDDGNLEDVRLLDSYDEESVAEEGSGREEEEEEEEEKGMRRIQVRVTGMTCSACTASVEGAISTLPGVARASVSLLQNKAHVVFDPSLVKDEDIRDAIEDAGFEAEVLPESNNSQTRSQKTLSGQFRIGGMTCSACVNSIEGILSKLPGVKRAVVALATSLGEVEYDPAVIRKEEIVNAIEDAGFDAAFLQSSEQDKALLSVAGLSSEIDVHVIQGILRDLKGVRQFAMSSSLSEVEVIFDPEAIGLRSIVDSIEQGSNGKLKASVQSPYTLAASNHVEEASKMLRLFLSSLILSIPVFFIRMVCPHIVFLSSFLVMHCGPFLMSDVLKWILVSLVQFVVGKRFYVAAYKALKHWSTNMDVLVVLGTSASYFYSVSALFYGAFTGFHAPVYFETSAMIITFVLLGKYLEVVAKGKTSDAIKKLVELAPATALLLVKDEEGRYVGEREIDASLIQPGDILKVLPGSKIPSDGIVVWGTSHANESMVTGESLPVSKEVSSAVIGGTMNLHGALHIRATRVGSSTVLSQIISLVETAQMSKAPIQKFADYVAGIFVPIVITLSLLTFLGWFFCGMLGAYPDSWVKESSNCFVFALMFSISVVVIACPCALGLATPTAVMVATGMGASHGVLIKGGDALEKAQTVQYVVFDKTGTLTQGKAAVSTAKVFAEMGLGDFLTLVASAEASSEHPLARAVVDYAHHYHFFDELPTVKGATKQIREDILSEWLLEAINFSALPGRGVQCLINGKRVLVGNRALLAENGVIVTKEAEDFLIDLEVNAKTGVLVAYDGTFIGLLGIADPMKREAAVVIEGLKKMGIQPVMVTGDNWRTAQAVAKEIGIEDVRAEVMPAGKAEVIRSLQKDGSMVAMIGDGINDSPALAAADVGMAVGAGTDIAIEAADYVLVRNSLEDVITAIDLSRKTFARIRWNYFFAMAYNVVAIPIAAGVLFPVTGLRMPPWLAGACMALSSVSVVCSSLLLRRYRKPRLTTILQLTVE